One window of Klebsiella quasivariicola genomic DNA carries:
- the cas1e gene encoding type I-E CRISPR-associated endonuclease Cas1e — translation MALGERLFVKVTRELLPQVKDKYPFLYLERGRLEIDDSSVKWVDADGNVVPLPVATINTLLLGPGTTVTHEAIKTATAANCAVCWVGEDSLLFYAAGFLPTADTRNLKAQMALACDGASALKVARMMFAKRFPDADLEGKSLNSMMGMEGSRVRALYQQKAQEYGVGWKGRQFTPGKFELSDLTNQVLTSTNAALYGILCSVVHAMGYSPYIGFIHSGSPLPFVYDLADLYKERLCIDLAFSLSREMAGRYDKHKVSEAFRKRVIALDLLNLIAADINELMGGKGARRTGK, via the coding sequence ATGGCCCTGGGGGAGAGGCTGTTTGTCAAAGTTACCCGCGAACTCCTGCCTCAGGTAAAAGATAAATATCCTTTTCTCTATCTTGAGCGCGGGCGGCTGGAAATTGATGACAGCAGTGTGAAATGGGTGGATGCGGATGGCAACGTGGTGCCTCTCCCGGTGGCGACCATCAACACGCTGCTGCTCGGCCCCGGGACAACTGTGACGCATGAGGCGATCAAAACCGCGACCGCCGCTAACTGCGCGGTGTGTTGGGTGGGCGAGGATAGCCTGCTGTTTTATGCCGCCGGTTTTTTGCCCACTGCTGATACCCGCAATCTTAAAGCGCAGATGGCGCTGGCCTGCGATGGGGCGTCTGCCCTTAAGGTTGCCAGGATGATGTTTGCTAAACGCTTTCCGGATGCCGATCTGGAGGGTAAAAGTTTAAACAGCATGATGGGCATGGAGGGGAGTCGGGTTCGCGCGTTGTATCAGCAGAAAGCGCAGGAGTATGGCGTCGGCTGGAAAGGGCGTCAGTTTACACCAGGCAAGTTTGAACTGAGTGACCTGACAAACCAGGTACTGACCTCCACCAACGCCGCCCTGTATGGCATTTTATGCTCGGTTGTGCATGCGATGGGCTACTCGCCGTATATCGGCTTTATCCATTCAGGTAGCCCTTTACCGTTTGTCTATGATTTGGCCGACCTATATAAAGAACGACTCTGTATCGATCTGGCTTTTTCGCTGTCGAGGGAGATGGCGGGTCGATATGATAAACATAAAGTTTCTGAGGCATTCAGAAAACGAGTGATAGCCCTGGATTTGCTCAACCTTATTGCCGCCGATATCAATGAGCTAATGGGAGGAAAAGGTGCTCGTCGTACTGGCAAATGA
- the cas3 gene encoding CRISPR-associated helicase Cas3', protein MRRLTRVSLQNQHAIAAISFENCPAKTRMLSDGRVVQGRSVLSHCKIVGEIARALIALYPEPMRSRLFPAGSEMAAAGHDIGKVSPTFSAKLFAACDVNDLRLAGLSAVNPGLETLWGGHAGVSQATAESLYAPRYVPEILGQHHGFNPGLNGRRGDAEVFGGPLWFDERKKLVDKLKAELSADWPTFDSAAQARVVAGLTSVADWIGSGEFFENPEQAWQPAITAALNNAGFIKPVIRKGLSFAEVFFPDDPSKEPREAQSRFIDQVAGPGLYILEAQMGMGKTEAALYAAYQMLTEEKATGIYFALPTQLTSNKIYDRFNAFLQQIVSTETPQHALLLHSGAWLMNTEMGEEASPGGAWFNHRKRGLLAPFAVGTIDQALMAVMNIKHGFVRALGLAGKVVILDEVHTYDLYTGTILNALVEFLRQIDCTVIILSATLSRARRDALLQQTTSSEAYPLITAAPISAREQALVEIGVPVTEHATLTLYSCNNDESALEEALRRAERGQQVLWIENTVAEAQQRYLDMASRAVEVGCEIGLLHSRFTPQHRNRHEQRWIALYGRTGWSQRQQCGRILVGTQVLEQSLDIDADFLVSRFAPSDMLLQRLGRLWRHTDTPRNVSAKAECWLLSPSLESALANPGSAFGMSALVYSPYVLCRSLEVWQEIPSLSLPGDIRPLIDRTYVARAEEGPWATLLHELKNGSRFRSGEEALQSLAKLTLSGGGKTLPEHKAETRYSDRDTHDLLLLRGLRTQDGVTYMRLLDDGELALPHGRNRLSRLQWRQLAVALNQQLVRVNPAYCPPTIAKSDLEKLHLQEVFYLGRPEDDEALLRVAIVSPAGELKTLDGRPAGEKYTLEYSEYLGFRAISKKE, encoded by the coding sequence ATGAGGCGCTTAACCAGGGTTTCGCTACAAAATCAACATGCCATCGCGGCGATAAGTTTTGAAAACTGCCCGGCGAAAACCCGGATGTTGAGTGATGGTCGCGTGGTGCAGGGACGCTCGGTATTGAGTCATTGTAAGATTGTCGGGGAGATTGCCCGGGCGCTTATAGCGCTGTATCCCGAGCCGATGCGAAGTCGACTCTTTCCCGCAGGAAGTGAAATGGCAGCGGCTGGCCACGATATCGGAAAGGTCAGTCCGACGTTTTCCGCCAAACTTTTTGCGGCCTGTGACGTTAATGACCTCCGTCTTGCTGGGTTATCGGCGGTGAATCCCGGACTCGAAACGCTCTGGGGAGGACATGCAGGCGTCAGTCAGGCGACAGCGGAAAGTTTATATGCTCCGCGCTATGTTCCTGAGATCCTTGGTCAGCACCATGGTTTTAATCCAGGGCTCAACGGCAGGCGTGGTGATGCTGAAGTATTCGGCGGGCCGCTCTGGTTTGATGAGCGTAAAAAACTCGTGGATAAGCTGAAAGCGGAACTCTCCGCTGATTGGCCGACATTTGATTCAGCGGCTCAGGCTCGCGTGGTCGCCGGGTTGACCTCGGTAGCCGACTGGATTGGCTCTGGCGAATTTTTTGAAAATCCTGAGCAAGCGTGGCAGCCTGCCATAACGGCAGCCCTTAATAACGCCGGTTTTATTAAACCCGTTATACGTAAGGGACTATCCTTTGCAGAGGTCTTTTTTCCTGACGATCCGTCGAAGGAACCACGCGAAGCGCAATCGCGCTTTATTGACCAGGTTGCGGGGCCGGGTCTTTATATTCTCGAAGCGCAAATGGGGATGGGGAAAACCGAAGCTGCGTTATACGCTGCTTATCAAATGCTGACTGAGGAAAAAGCAACCGGTATTTATTTTGCGCTACCCACCCAGCTTACCTCGAACAAAATATACGATCGCTTTAATGCGTTTCTGCAACAAATTGTCAGTACTGAAACTCCACAGCATGCCTTACTTTTACATTCTGGCGCCTGGTTGATGAATACCGAGATGGGAGAAGAAGCAAGCCCTGGTGGCGCGTGGTTTAACCACCGTAAACGCGGCTTATTAGCGCCGTTTGCCGTCGGTACCATCGATCAGGCGCTGATGGCGGTGATGAATATTAAGCATGGTTTTGTCAGAGCGTTAGGGCTCGCAGGCAAGGTCGTGATCCTTGACGAAGTTCATACATACGATTTGTACACCGGCACGATCCTTAATGCGTTAGTCGAATTTCTGCGTCAAATCGACTGTACGGTGATTATTCTCAGCGCCACGCTGAGTCGGGCCCGCCGTGACGCCTTGCTGCAACAGACTACAAGCAGTGAGGCCTACCCGCTGATCACCGCCGCGCCCATCAGCGCAAGAGAGCAAGCGCTGGTAGAGATTGGCGTTCCTGTCACTGAGCACGCCACCCTTACGCTGTATTCCTGTAACAATGATGAATCCGCGCTGGAAGAGGCGCTGCGGCGCGCAGAACGTGGGCAACAGGTGTTGTGGATTGAAAATACCGTAGCTGAAGCGCAGCAACGGTATCTGGATATGGCTAGCCGGGCGGTTGAGGTGGGATGTGAAATCGGACTCTTACATTCTCGTTTTACGCCTCAGCACCGCAACCGGCATGAGCAACGCTGGATCGCGCTCTACGGCCGGACCGGCTGGTCGCAACGTCAGCAGTGCGGGCGTATTTTAGTCGGCACCCAGGTTCTGGAACAATCCCTTGATATTGATGCCGATTTCCTCGTGAGCCGATTTGCGCCATCCGATATGTTGCTGCAACGTCTTGGCCGGCTGTGGCGACATACCGATACACCCCGCAATGTGAGTGCGAAGGCGGAATGCTGGCTATTGTCACCTTCGCTGGAGAGCGCTTTAGCCAACCCGGGCTCGGCATTCGGCATGAGCGCCCTGGTCTACTCACCCTATGTGTTATGCCGCAGTCTGGAGGTCTGGCAAGAGATCCCGTCTCTCTCGTTGCCAGGAGATATTCGTCCCCTGATCGACCGGACCTATGTTGCACGTGCGGAAGAGGGACCATGGGCCACGCTACTGCATGAACTCAAGAATGGCAGCCGCTTTCGTTCTGGTGAAGAGGCGCTGCAGTCGCTGGCGAAGCTCACGTTATCTGGCGGCGGGAAAACGCTGCCTGAGCATAAAGCGGAGACTCGCTATAGCGATCGTGACACTCATGATCTGCTGCTGCTGCGTGGTCTGCGTACGCAAGACGGCGTCACGTATATGCGCCTTCTTGATGATGGTGAATTAGCCCTTCCTCATGGGCGCAACCGTTTAAGTCGGTTGCAATGGCGACAGCTGGCGGTGGCGCTGAATCAGCAGCTGGTACGAGTTAATCCGGCTTATTGTCCGCCCACGATAGCAAAAAGTGATCTGGAAAAATTACACCTGCAGGAGGTGTTCTATCTCGGCCGCCCCGAAGATGATGAGGCGTTATTGCGCGTTGCCATTGTCAGCCCCGCGGGTGAACTGAAGACGCTGGATGGCCGCCCCGCGGGAGAGAAATACACCCTTGAATACAGTGAATATCTTGGCTTCCGGGCCATTTCCAAAAAGGAATAA
- the cas7e gene encoding type I-E CRISPR-associated protein Cas7/Cse4/CasC, protein MTTPFKNTRIEFHILQSFPVTCLNRDDVGAPKSAIVGGVSRARVSSQCWKRQVRLALPDFGIRLGVRSKKIASLLANACRTAGASEEQATHCGETMAAFFSDDTLLFLSAAEAAAFAAYAQEKDFDAASLKDKELVKVAKKVVNNTLDALDIALLGRMVAKAADMNVEAAASFAHAISTHKVSNEVEFFTAVDDCKTEDESGSAHMGSLEFNSATYYRYVSLDLGQLAQTLGEGADMKTAVAAFVKALYVAVPSARQTTQSGACPWEYARVLLRKGQGLQASFEQPVKSQGEGFLSPSKAALKDWLHTKEKLSGSLFGKQGDYEWGEDLDYSIDRLIADLQSHL, encoded by the coding sequence ATGACTACCCCATTTAAAAACACCCGTATCGAGTTTCATATTTTGCAGTCTTTCCCGGTGACCTGCCTTAACCGCGATGACGTGGGGGCTCCCAAGTCCGCTATTGTCGGCGGTGTGTCGCGCGCCAGAGTGTCATCGCAGTGCTGGAAACGTCAGGTTCGTCTGGCGCTGCCAGATTTTGGAATTCGTCTCGGGGTGCGTAGTAAAAAAATTGCTTCATTGCTGGCCAATGCCTGTCGCACAGCAGGGGCGAGCGAAGAACAGGCCACTCACTGCGGTGAGACGATGGCCGCTTTTTTCTCCGACGATACCCTGTTGTTTCTCAGCGCGGCTGAGGCCGCCGCATTTGCCGCTTATGCGCAGGAAAAAGATTTTGACGCCGCGAGCCTGAAAGACAAAGAACTGGTCAAGGTCGCCAAAAAGGTGGTTAACAATACCCTGGATGCCCTGGATATTGCGCTTTTAGGCCGTATGGTGGCCAAAGCGGCGGATATGAACGTTGAGGCGGCGGCATCGTTCGCGCATGCCATTTCCACCCATAAAGTGAGTAATGAGGTCGAGTTTTTTACCGCCGTGGATGACTGTAAAACGGAGGATGAAAGCGGTTCGGCACATATGGGCAGCCTGGAGTTTAATTCGGCGACCTACTATCGCTATGTCAGCCTGGATCTCGGGCAACTGGCGCAGACGTTGGGTGAGGGCGCCGATATGAAAACCGCCGTCGCCGCTTTTGTTAAGGCACTCTATGTCGCCGTCCCCTCAGCCCGACAGACAACGCAGTCCGGGGCCTGCCCGTGGGAATATGCTCGCGTGTTACTGCGTAAAGGTCAGGGTCTGCAGGCTTCATTCGAGCAGCCCGTTAAGAGTCAGGGTGAAGGCTTCTTATCCCCCAGTAAAGCGGCGCTCAAAGACTGGTTGCATACAAAAGAAAAACTCTCTGGCTCCCTGTTCGGCAAACAAGGCGATTACGAGTGGGGTGAGGATCTTGACTACAGCATTGACCGACTGATCGCTGACTTGCAGTCACATCTGTAA
- a CDS encoding DUF6883 domain-containing protein: MFRLYQSHDLIRQLKPEDFQYILTPAGSLREVCIHYDLSCEANGHSLAFGLPKEIYNSSPHKRPYERRQRSYADPIYDEVEHRLQIGWLVGLDISRCWSSDRNPFYIDDNGDLIFTPTASLYHAWFKNEIMNAYRHTIADRQGRKPAPTQHIQHNYNGSRIAPASKTLNSKTIGRLLAAGGVYNGNIEGFHETALQLGGDAPAGYDQIMDNKGLLIAGASFAAGLTMGRVNPLSELDELSSLSKIPAFESPYVKGFISENGTLVNAEHAVIDPKKLATYALDSTHPTGGHKARVFESAMGYNPTNADVLAARIQKGVLSAPAKILQTNNYGQTMAVDMPILGINGETAVIRTGWMYETDALVPRLTTIYVK; the protein is encoded by the coding sequence ATGTTTCGGCTTTACCAGTCACATGATTTAATACGCCAGTTAAAACCTGAAGACTTTCAATATATTTTGACACCAGCAGGTTCGCTAAGAGAAGTGTGTATACATTACGACCTCTCCTGTGAGGCGAATGGTCACAGCCTCGCTTTTGGCCTACCGAAGGAAATATACAATTCATCTCCACATAAAAGGCCATATGAACGAAGGCAACGTAGCTATGCAGATCCTATCTACGATGAGGTAGAGCACAGGCTACAAATTGGCTGGCTTGTTGGTCTGGATATCTCCAGGTGTTGGAGCAGTGACAGAAATCCATTTTACATCGACGACAATGGCGATTTAATTTTTACCCCTACCGCTTCGTTATACCATGCGTGGTTTAAGAACGAAATTATGAACGCCTACAGGCACACGATTGCCGATCGCCAAGGAAGGAAGCCAGCTCCCACTCAGCATATACAACACAATTATAATGGCTCAAGAATCGCACCAGCGTCAAAGACACTAAACAGTAAGACCATTGGCCGACTGCTAGCCGCTGGCGGTGTATATAATGGCAACATTGAAGGATTCCATGAAACAGCGTTGCAACTGGGTGGGGATGCGCCTGCAGGTTACGACCAGATTATGGACAATAAAGGATTACTCATTGCAGGAGCCTCTTTCGCGGCAGGATTAACAATGGGTAGGGTGAATCCTTTAAGTGAGTTAGATGAGTTATCGAGTCTCAGTAAAATACCAGCCTTTGAAAGTCCGTATGTAAAGGGCTTCATCTCTGAGAACGGTACGTTAGTGAATGCTGAACATGCCGTTATCGATCCGAAAAAACTCGCGACGTACGCTTTAGATTCAACACATCCTACAGGCGGTCATAAGGCTCGGGTGTTTGAGTCTGCCATGGGGTACAACCCAACGAATGCGGATGTTTTAGCCGCACGAATTCAGAAGGGCGTATTATCGGCCCCAGCAAAGATATTGCAGACAAACAACTACGGTCAAACAATGGCTGTAGATATGCCAATTTTAGGCATCAATGGTGAAACGGCGGTCATCCGTACAGGCTGGATGTATGAAACAGATGCGCTCGTTCCTCGCCTGACAACTATTTACGTTAAATAG
- the cas6e gene encoding type I-E CRISPR-associated protein Cas6/Cse3/CasE: protein MTELFASALHLDRAAVKALKISDAYSLHRVVYSLFADARTDQEKCSHMSSGIAYADQGGDFHGRKVLIVSDRPPAAKVDGLYGEVNSRLIPAAFLSHSHYRFQVQVNPVRKDKQTGKRVAVKGRTDIAQWFIQRAASRWGFEVDASSLQVDAVEVLQFKDKAGRQVTLGKATVQGLLTVTDRQQFQHSFHHGIGKGRAFGCGLLQIVPVVDALFS from the coding sequence ATGACTGAACTCTTTGCGAGTGCTTTACATCTCGATCGCGCTGCGGTGAAAGCCCTGAAAATCAGCGATGCCTATTCCCTGCACCGGGTGGTGTACAGCCTGTTTGCTGATGCGCGCACAGACCAGGAGAAGTGCAGCCATATGTCGAGCGGGATTGCTTATGCCGACCAGGGCGGAGATTTCCATGGCCGCAAAGTATTGATCGTCTCTGACAGACCTCCCGCTGCAAAGGTCGATGGGCTGTACGGTGAGGTCAACAGCAGATTAATTCCGGCCGCCTTTCTCTCTCATTCACATTATCGCTTTCAGGTGCAGGTGAATCCGGTACGGAAGGATAAACAGACAGGTAAACGCGTCGCGGTGAAAGGCCGGACTGATATTGCGCAGTGGTTCATTCAGCGCGCTGCCAGCCGCTGGGGCTTTGAAGTGGATGCGTCGAGCCTGCAGGTTGACGCGGTGGAAGTGCTGCAATTTAAAGATAAAGCAGGTCGCCAGGTGACCCTTGGCAAGGCGACGGTGCAGGGCTTGCTTACCGTCACCGACCGACAGCAGTTCCAGCATAGCTTTCATCATGGCATTGGCAAAGGGCGAGCCTTTGGCTGTGGCCTGCTGCAGATTGTGCCCGTTGTTGATGCGCTTTTTTCCTGA
- the cas2e gene encoding type I-E CRISPR-associated endoribonuclease Cas2e, which translates to MLVVLANDLPPAVRGRMKLWFVEPRPNVFVSGVKDSVAQTVVDYLMQYTPVESGLMLFRSIPQPPGYEIRYKGEVRKPIIELSGLQLIIETLKLS; encoded by the coding sequence GTGCTCGTCGTACTGGCAAATGATCTGCCGCCAGCGGTCCGTGGACGAATGAAGCTGTGGTTTGTCGAACCCCGGCCAAATGTGTTCGTCTCAGGCGTCAAAGATTCGGTTGCACAAACCGTTGTTGATTATCTGATGCAGTACACGCCTGTGGAATCGGGCCTGATGCTGTTTCGCAGTATTCCTCAACCGCCTGGTTATGAAATTCGCTACAAGGGTGAGGTCAGAAAGCCGATTATTGAACTCAGTGGGTTACAGCTGATTATTGAAACCCTAAAACTGTCGTAA
- the casB gene encoding type I-E CRISPR-associated protein Cse2/CasB, giving the protein MDQFPADVTAESASNELPAKRFVGYVIERIAKDNGFAARLKRADNPATEYQSWEILAGFGIDLEKEWQRLPYCVIGAALARVKPASNGTTSLGGAIAACYPEGNQSEQAKARLRRLLACTSTSEACRILRPLLALMASRNVTLDFARLLNELQWFSGSSRERIRARWAQEFYRRADEAAGNEAGNPHD; this is encoded by the coding sequence ATGGATCAGTTTCCTGCAGACGTTACCGCTGAAAGCGCGAGTAACGAATTGCCCGCCAAACGATTTGTCGGTTACGTGATTGAGCGTATCGCAAAAGACAATGGCTTTGCCGCCCGCCTTAAACGAGCGGACAACCCGGCGACTGAGTATCAGAGCTGGGAAATTCTGGCAGGGTTTGGCATTGATCTGGAAAAAGAGTGGCAGCGCCTTCCGTACTGCGTCATTGGCGCCGCGCTGGCCAGGGTGAAACCGGCCAGCAATGGCACGACCTCGCTGGGAGGCGCCATTGCAGCTTGTTATCCCGAAGGGAATCAGTCTGAACAGGCGAAAGCCCGCCTGCGGCGATTGTTGGCCTGTACCTCGACGAGTGAAGCATGCCGTATTCTGCGCCCGTTGCTGGCATTAATGGCCAGCCGCAATGTGACACTGGATTTCGCCAGGCTACTCAATGAACTGCAGTGGTTTTCCGGCAGCAGTCGCGAACGGATCCGCGCCCGCTGGGCGCAAGAATTCTATCGTCGAGCCGATGAGGCAGCCGGGAATGAGGCGGGGAATCCACATGACTGA
- a CDS encoding YrhA family protein, with product MKRAELDVVVLGEDLPNEGLVKGTPGTIVMVFNTPTTGYLVEFCDEKGKTIAMPVLFPAQLKRYFTIGNLKSLMVEGNYPVADPVDPDVMADLMHKVAPVEWEDKKRRGYEDIQRLLISRPDYADMFNIMDGGEYNGMTLYSLVQAENGEPAWSNIFVRNFETRINEIYVDPNLNDKVVIGEEGMSVIVYSFTDDRFEIRDKVSSDYVIESHTHFTGLLSALIEPVS from the coding sequence ATGAAAAGAGCCGAATTAGACGTTGTGGTTTTAGGTGAGGATTTACCGAATGAAGGGCTGGTAAAAGGAACGCCTGGTACGATTGTTATGGTTTTTAATACGCCAACAACTGGCTATCTGGTCGAGTTTTGCGACGAGAAAGGAAAAACAATCGCAATGCCAGTTTTATTCCCCGCCCAGCTAAAGCGCTATTTCACCATTGGTAACCTGAAGTCGCTGATGGTTGAAGGTAATTATCCCGTAGCCGACCCTGTAGACCCAGACGTCATGGCAGATTTAATGCACAAAGTCGCGCCTGTTGAATGGGAGGACAAGAAAAGAAGGGGCTATGAGGATATTCAACGACTATTGATTAGTCGGCCGGACTACGCGGATATGTTCAATATTATGGATGGGGGTGAGTACAATGGCATGACATTGTACAGCCTGGTGCAGGCAGAGAACGGTGAACCTGCATGGTCGAATATCTTTGTTCGAAACTTTGAGACGCGTATTAACGAAATCTATGTCGATCCAAACCTCAATGACAAAGTAGTGATTGGTGAAGAGGGCATGTCCGTGATTGTCTACAGCTTCACAGATGACCGTTTCGAAATCCGCGATAAAGTCTCCTCGGATTATGTCATTGAGTCACATACCCACTTCACCGGACTGTTGTCCGCCCTCATTGAGCCGGTCAGCTGA
- a CDS encoding VOC family protein, with amino-acid sequence MFDHVKFGVSDYAASKAFFLQALAPLGVTLVGEGEPSYGAELAGSGDVSLCLYQSAEKPAPLHIAFRADSREQVDAFWQAALAAGGRDNGAPGLRPNYHASYYAAFVIAPDGHNIEAVCHLAG; translated from the coding sequence ATGTTCGATCATGTGAAATTCGGCGTCAGCGACTACGCCGCAAGCAAAGCGTTCTTTTTACAGGCTCTGGCCCCACTTGGCGTAACGCTGGTCGGCGAAGGCGAACCGAGCTACGGCGCAGAGCTGGCCGGCAGCGGCGATGTTTCTCTATGCCTCTATCAAAGCGCGGAAAAACCGGCGCCGCTGCACATTGCCTTTCGTGCCGACAGCCGCGAGCAGGTCGATGCCTTCTGGCAGGCGGCGCTGGCCGCCGGAGGAAGGGACAACGGCGCGCCGGGGTTACGGCCAAACTACCACGCCAGTTATTACGCCGCGTTTGTGATTGCGCCAGACGGGCACAATATTGAAGCCGTGTGCCATCTGGCGGGGTAA
- the cas5e gene encoding type I-E CRISPR-associated protein Cas5/CasD, producing the protein MSQTTHYMLLWLEGPLQSWGFDSKFGVRDTLNFPTRSGILGLICCARGAAGPEVEWLAEMNNLPMEVRAYARTDKEGQPLLREPTLCDFQMVGSGYDDSDPWQSLLIPKTSDGKKAVGGGTKMTYRHYLQDAVFAVVMGLGSQQAESLPEALQNPVWDLYLGRKSCVPSELIYQGIYDSAEAAWQQARTLAESKRRTLSYRVIEGEGDGDVITLNDVPVQFGRHKRYRDRQVTVLECG; encoded by the coding sequence ATGAGCCAAACTACGCACTATATGCTGCTGTGGCTTGAAGGGCCGCTGCAGTCATGGGGATTCGATTCAAAGTTCGGTGTACGCGATACGCTGAATTTCCCGACCCGCTCGGGCATTCTGGGGCTGATTTGCTGTGCACGAGGCGCCGCGGGGCCAGAGGTCGAGTGGCTGGCGGAGATGAATAACCTGCCGATGGAGGTTCGCGCCTACGCCCGAACCGACAAGGAGGGCCAGCCGCTCCTGCGCGAGCCGACATTGTGCGATTTCCAGATGGTTGGCAGCGGATATGACGACAGCGATCCGTGGCAAAGTCTGCTGATCCCTAAAACATCCGATGGAAAGAAAGCCGTAGGGGGTGGAACGAAAATGACCTACCGCCACTATCTCCAGGATGCCGTATTCGCCGTGGTAATGGGGCTTGGCAGCCAGCAAGCCGAGTCGTTACCAGAGGCGCTACAAAATCCGGTATGGGATTTATATCTCGGTCGTAAAAGCTGCGTGCCCAGCGAGCTGATCTATCAGGGCATCTATGACAGCGCAGAAGCGGCATGGCAGCAGGCCCGGACATTAGCTGAGAGTAAGCGGCGCACGCTGAGCTACAGGGTCATTGAAGGGGAAGGGGATGGCGATGTCATCACGCTTAATGATGTCCCGGTGCAGTTCGGCCGGCATAAGCGTTACCGGGATCGTCAGGTGACCGTGCTGGAGTGCGGCTAA
- the casA gene encoding type I-E CRISPR-associated protein Cse1/CasA → MENRFNLIDEPWIAVVDVGLVSLTDIFSQPTLRALGGNPVEKIALTKLLLAIAQSAATPADDSDWQQMGWQGMAHCCLKYLAKWHDRFYLYGEKPFLQMPAIQAAECKSLGVLSPEVSTGNTTVLTESQQQQQLTDADKALAIIVQMGFGLGGKKTDNSVVLTPGYRGKQNDKGKPGSGKAGISVGHMGLLHSFWQGNSIVQSIWLNLFTAEDIAQLVMYPTLGTAPWERMPTGEDDDVARSLKASLLGRLIPMGKFCLLAGDGIHYSDGISHAGYLEGKTDPTVSVDFSGKKPKALWVNPGKRPWRELTSLLQFIEQDSSRGYETRQLNLPLKRIAHNTVQFALWSGGLRVSSNAGEQYASGMDDYVQSEIWLSSELINNCFIEYLKYEMTQLDAVQKQLWGAVVRYFRQLSDIDKSATGKAQPFVAKQAEKATALFWQLCERQAQALINVCLSSGEDHSARHQLRKTFISYAGQVFNRLCPRDSARQLDAWAQSRPNFSKYLTVD, encoded by the coding sequence ATGGAGAACCGCTTCAATTTGATTGATGAACCCTGGATTGCGGTCGTGGATGTGGGGTTGGTCAGTTTAACCGATATTTTCAGTCAGCCGACATTACGCGCTTTAGGGGGAAATCCGGTAGAAAAAATCGCGCTTACCAAATTGCTACTTGCTATCGCCCAGTCAGCCGCGACGCCGGCTGATGATAGCGACTGGCAGCAGATGGGCTGGCAGGGAATGGCCCATTGCTGCCTGAAGTACCTTGCTAAATGGCACGACCGTTTTTATCTGTATGGCGAAAAGCCGTTCTTACAGATGCCCGCTATTCAGGCCGCTGAATGTAAGTCATTGGGCGTATTATCACCTGAGGTGAGTACCGGCAATACCACCGTTTTAACCGAAAGTCAGCAACAGCAGCAATTAACTGATGCGGACAAAGCGCTAGCTATTATTGTGCAAATGGGCTTTGGGCTCGGAGGCAAGAAAACCGATAACTCTGTGGTATTAACGCCGGGCTATCGGGGTAAACAAAACGACAAGGGGAAGCCGGGCAGTGGAAAGGCCGGGATTTCTGTCGGGCATATGGGATTGTTACATTCGTTCTGGCAGGGGAATTCAATCGTACAGAGCATTTGGCTCAATTTATTTACCGCTGAGGATATTGCACAACTGGTGATGTATCCCACGCTGGGGACTGCGCCGTGGGAGCGAATGCCGACAGGGGAAGATGATGACGTTGCGCGTTCGTTAAAAGCATCGCTGCTTGGCCGCCTGATCCCAATGGGTAAATTTTGTCTGTTAGCCGGGGACGGTATTCACTATAGCGACGGTATAAGCCATGCCGGCTATCTGGAAGGCAAAACCGATCCCACGGTTTCCGTCGATTTTTCAGGAAAGAAACCGAAGGCATTATGGGTTAACCCAGGCAAACGCCCCTGGCGCGAACTGACGTCGTTATTACAGTTTATTGAGCAGGATAGCTCCCGAGGATATGAAACCCGTCAGCTTAACCTTCCTTTGAAGCGAATAGCCCATAATACGGTTCAGTTTGCGCTATGGTCGGGCGGCTTACGGGTAAGTAGTAATGCGGGTGAACAGTATGCTTCAGGAATGGATGATTATGTTCAGTCAGAAATATGGTTGTCATCCGAATTAATTAATAATTGCTTTATTGAATATTTAAAATATGAAATGACGCAGCTTGATGCTGTGCAAAAACAGCTTTGGGGTGCAGTTGTACGTTATTTCCGACAGCTTTCCGATATTGATAAATCAGCAACCGGTAAGGCCCAACCCTTTGTGGCAAAACAGGCCGAAAAAGCAACGGCGCTATTCTGGCAACTCTGCGAGCGTCAGGCCCAGGCGCTCATTAATGTTTGCCTGAGTTCCGGGGAAGACCATTCCGCGCGTCATCAGTTACGAAAAACGTTTATCAGCTATGCCGGCCAGGTTTTTAATCGGCTCTGTCCTCGTGACAGTGCCCGTCAATTAGATGCCTGGGCGCAGTCCCGGCCTAATTTTTCCAAATATCTCACCGTCGATTAA